Proteins encoded within one genomic window of Gemmatimonadota bacterium:
- a CDS encoding putative methyltransferase: MAIQARLAEGAEGVRRILRTVFMAEQIPVRNVAQEVGLPVPVVAAVRGELEKRGILTRKGGVSLTGKGLSVVQSELGLSCRKRFARPGVPPIPVVLKEVCGRFADIAERRPEVDVKLDQSHATPETVLRRAVYLYEHDALEGRNLLVLGDDDLTSVAVGLLAQHLEIVLGQVVVLECDGRLVDFLGVISEREGLPITVIARDLREDIPGDLCGQMDVFFTDPPYTLSGLSLFVSRGASALVPEVGKQGFVSFGRRSPDETVRAIGSLIEMGFAPVEIIPDFNKYVGAQVLGGVSQMIRLISTGKPQPLVTGTYHGALYTADLKRRRQGDRASH, encoded by the coding sequence GTGGCAATCCAGGCGCGGCTGGCCGAAGGTGCCGAGGGTGTGCGTCGCATTCTGCGAACGGTTTTTATGGCTGAGCAGATTCCCGTTCGCAATGTCGCCCAGGAGGTGGGGTTGCCCGTTCCCGTGGTTGCCGCTGTGCGGGGTGAATTGGAAAAGAGAGGTATTTTGACGCGAAAAGGTGGGGTTTCGCTCACGGGTAAGGGCCTGAGTGTTGTGCAATCGGAGTTGGGGCTTTCGTGCCGCAAACGCTTTGCGCGCCCGGGCGTGCCTCCCATACCTGTGGTTTTGAAAGAGGTGTGTGGTCGTTTTGCAGATATTGCTGAGAGGCGACCAGAGGTCGATGTCAAACTGGATCAGTCCCATGCAACGCCCGAAACTGTTTTAAGGCGTGCTGTGTATTTGTACGAACACGATGCTCTCGAAGGGCGCAATCTGCTCGTTCTTGGGGACGACGATCTGACGTCTGTGGCGGTGGGATTGCTGGCGCAGCATTTGGAGATTGTTCTCGGGCAGGTGGTGGTGTTGGAGTGCGATGGGCGGCTCGTTGATTTTCTCGGTGTAATCAGCGAACGCGAAGGGTTGCCTATCACTGTGATTGCACGCGATTTGCGCGAAGATATTCCGGGTGACCTGTGCGGGCAAATGGATGTGTTTTTTACCGATCCACCCTACACGTTGTCCGGTTTGTCGTTATTTGTTTCTCGCGGTGCTTCTGCACTGGTGCCCGAGGTGGGTAAGCAGGGGTTTGTCAGTTTTGGCCGTCGTTCACCAGATGAGACAGTACGGGCGATTGGTTCATTGATCGAGATGGGCTTTGCGCCTGTGGAAATCATACCGGATTTTAATAAATATGTCGGTGCCCAGGTATTGGGGGGGGTCAGTCAGATGATTCGTCTGATTTCTACCGGGAAGCCACAGCCTCTTGTGACTGGCACATATCACGGGGCACTGTACACGGCTGATCTCAAAAGGCGGCGACAAGGTGATCGGGCATCCCATTGA
- the murA gene encoding UDP-N-acetylglucosamine 1-carboxyvinyltransferase gives MDQFVIEGGHPLSGTVVPAGNKNAAQPLLAATLLTEEPVVLKNVPDIGDIAVIVEILRDLGAEVRYSGDHELTICTRDVLKSVLRADLCRKVRGSFMFAGPLLGRFGRATIPRPGGDRIGRRRVDTHLIALEELGVRFHTNHIYDFEAPRGLVGADIFLDERSVTGTENAVMAAVLARGTTILSNVASEPHVQELCLMLNRMGAQISGIGTNELVIEGVSRLSGTTHTIGPDYMEVGSFIGLAGATNSEIRIVNAAPKNMRKSLMVFRRLGLEVEVDGQDIVVPSFQKLEIMPDVGDAIPRIDNDPWPGFPPDLMSIAIVLATQARGTVLFFEKMFEQRMYWLDRLIDMGAKIVICDPHRAVVVGPSKLYGEHLTSPDIRAGMALIIAALCAEGQSVIRNIEQIDRGYEQIDTRLRSLGARIQRVTVEE, from the coding sequence ATGGACCAATTTGTTATCGAGGGTGGACATCCTTTGTCTGGAACTGTTGTTCCTGCTGGCAATAAGAATGCGGCTCAACCTCTTTTGGCGGCGACTTTGTTGACTGAAGAACCTGTGGTGCTAAAAAATGTACCTGATATTGGTGATATTGCCGTTATTGTCGAAATTTTGCGCGATCTGGGGGCAGAGGTTCGCTACTCGGGTGATCACGAACTGACTATTTGTACACGGGATGTCCTCAAGTCTGTGTTGCGGGCCGATTTGTGCCGGAAAGTGCGCGGCAGTTTTATGTTTGCCGGTCCGTTGTTGGGGCGATTTGGGAGGGCGACGATTCCGCGACCTGGGGGCGATCGCATCGGTCGGCGGCGGGTCGATACGCATTTGATTGCGCTGGAAGAACTCGGCGTGCGTTTTCATACCAATCACATTTATGATTTTGAGGCGCCCAGAGGCCTTGTGGGGGCGGATATTTTTTTGGATGAGCGCAGTGTGACCGGCACTGAAAATGCCGTGATGGCAGCGGTTCTTGCGCGAGGTACGACTATTTTGAGCAATGTGGCTTCAGAGCCTCATGTGCAGGAATTGTGTTTGATGCTGAACAGGATGGGTGCTCAAATTTCGGGTATTGGGACCAATGAACTGGTTATTGAAGGCGTGTCGAGGCTCAGTGGGACTACGCATACGATTGGTCCAGATTATATGGAGGTCGGCAGTTTTATTGGATTGGCAGGGGCGACCAATAGCGAGATACGCATTGTCAATGCTGCGCCCAAAAATATGCGCAAGAGTTTGATGGTGTTTCGGCGTTTGGGGCTGGAAGTTGAGGTCGATGGACAGGATATTGTGGTGCCGTCCTTTCAAAAGCTGGAAATTATGCCGGATGTGGGCGATGCGATTCCGCGCATTGACAACGATCCCTGGCCGGGTTTTCCACCCGATTTAATGAGTATTGCCATTGTGTTGGCGACACAGGCGCGGGGTACGGTGCTGTTTTTTGAGAAGATGTTTGAACAGCGCATGTACTGGTTGGACCGTCTCATCGATATGGGCGCGAAGATTGTGATTTGTGACCCGCATCGCGCTGTGGTGGTGGGGCCGTCAAAACTTTATGGCGAGCATTTGACGAGTCCCGATATTCGAGCGGGTATGGCGCTGATTATTGCGGCTTTGTGTGCCGAGGGTCAAAGTGTGATTAGAAATATCGAACAGATCGATCGCGGTTACGAACAAATCGATACGCGCTTGCGCAGTTTGGGTGCGCGTATTCAGCGGGTGACGGTAGAGGAGTAA
- a CDS encoding CCA tRNA nucleotidyltransferase yields the protein MGALEIVRRLQARGFRALWAGGCVRDMLMGQVPRDYDIATNADLQQVIGIFPHAQVVGAHFGVVIVRLGDYHYEVARFRRDLKYSDGRHPDGVVFVDEEEDARRRDFTINGMFYDPVVDVVLDYVGGQADLKKKAIRTIGDPHARFREDRLRMLRAIRFACRYHWPLEEKTREAIGELSASIVFISHERIRDEVVKILTEGGAPLGVRWLIDLGLMAVFMPEVVAMDGVPQPPQFHPEGDVLTHTLIMLGLMQNPSVELAMGILLHDVGKPPTYEVRDRIRFHNHTKVGREMAEEICRRLRFSSEQIKHIAALVADHHKFMHVQEMRSSTLKRFLRTDRFEDHLELHRIDCLSSHGALDNYAFCKAALENLEPEQIRPVPLINGRDLIAMGQKPGPAFKKVLRAVEDAQLEGRVTRRDEALRLATQVFESLGL from the coding sequence ATGGGCGCGCTGGAAATTGTGCGTCGTTTGCAGGCGCGGGGTTTTCGCGCTTTGTGGGCCGGTGGATGCGTGCGAGACATGTTGATGGGGCAGGTGCCCCGCGATTACGATATTGCCACAAATGCCGATCTCCAACAGGTGATCGGCATTTTTCCTCATGCACAGGTGGTTGGGGCGCATTTTGGGGTGGTGATTGTGCGGCTGGGTGATTATCATTATGAGGTGGCGCGTTTTCGCCGCGATCTGAAGTATTCCGATGGTCGACATCCCGATGGTGTGGTGTTCGTGGATGAAGAAGAGGACGCGAGGAGGCGCGATTTTACCATTAATGGGATGTTTTACGATCCCGTGGTAGATGTTGTGCTCGACTATGTGGGGGGACAGGCTGATTTAAAAAAAAAGGCGATCCGCACGATTGGCGATCCGCATGCCCGATTTCGTGAAGATCGATTGCGTATGTTGCGCGCGATTCGCTTTGCGTGTCGGTATCACTGGCCCCTTGAGGAGAAGACGCGAGAGGCTATTGGAGAACTGAGCGCGAGTATTGTATTTATAAGTCACGAGCGCATTCGCGATGAAGTTGTTAAAATTTTGACCGAGGGGGGCGCGCCTTTGGGGGTGCGCTGGCTGATCGATCTGGGATTGATGGCGGTTTTTATGCCCGAGGTTGTGGCTATGGATGGTGTGCCCCAACCGCCTCAGTTTCATCCCGAAGGCGATGTGTTGACCCATACGCTTATTATGTTGGGTTTGATGCAGAATCCCTCTGTAGAGTTGGCGATGGGTATTTTGTTGCACGATGTGGGCAAACCCCCTACTTATGAGGTGCGGGATCGCATTCGGTTTCACAATCATACAAAAGTTGGGCGCGAGATGGCCGAGGAGATTTGCAGAAGGTTGCGTTTTTCGTCGGAACAGATAAAGCATATTGCGGCGTTGGTAGCAGATCATCACAAATTTATGCATGTACAGGAGATGCGCTCGAGTACGTTGAAGCGCTTTTTGCGTACGGATCGGTTTGAAGATCACCTGGAATTGCACCGGATTGATTGTTTGTCGAGCCATGGTGCGTTGGACAATTATGCGTTTTGTAAGGCTGCGCTGGAGAATCTGGAGCCAGAACAAATCAGACCTGTTCCGTTGATTAATGGACGCGATTTGATTGCGATGGGACAAAAACCCGGTCCCGCGTTTAAGAAGGTGTTGCGGGCTGTTGAAGATGCACAGTTAGAAGGGCGTGTAACGCGACGCGATGAGGCGCTGAGGTTGGCTACACAGGTGTTTGAATCGCTTGGGTTGTAG
- a CDS encoding phytanoyl-CoA dioxygenase family protein, translating into MSLTQEQLDRFRTSGYAIVPDMFTRREIRAMRAELDRFKREGLLRNVATDGDGQTHSQTQINLQICPITPKSAFYRALHFHPKVLALVEQLIGSPFVFHLDQIFLKPGKQGIGTDWHQDNAYFKISDPAKGVGMWVALHDANIANGTLHIVPDSHREIYAHDRDPNSDHHIHCTVPEERAIPIELPAGGAVFFNFGIAHRTLANTTHRERAGLALHFLNTDYIPKNLKATQRYTHLTGPLSTGGKKEYGLCVANTWSNEVDRLLTPAPLPL; encoded by the coding sequence ATGTCTCTAACACAAGAACAACTCGACCGCTTTCGCACCTCGGGTTACGCCATAGTCCCGGACATGTTCACCCGCCGGGAAATACGCGCCATGCGCGCTGAACTCGACCGCTTCAAACGCGAGGGCCTCCTCCGCAATGTCGCCACCGACGGGGATGGGCAGACCCATTCACAAACGCAAATCAACCTGCAAATCTGTCCCATCACGCCCAAAAGCGCGTTTTATCGCGCCCTGCACTTTCACCCCAAAGTCCTCGCCCTTGTCGAGCAACTCATCGGCTCTCCCTTTGTATTCCACCTCGACCAGATCTTTCTCAAACCCGGCAAACAGGGCATTGGCACGGACTGGCACCAGGACAACGCGTATTTCAAAATCAGCGATCCCGCCAAAGGCGTTGGCATGTGGGTTGCCCTTCACGATGCCAACATCGCCAACGGCACACTGCACATCGTACCCGACAGCCACCGCGAAATTTACGCCCACGACCGGGACCCCAACAGCGACCACCACATCCACTGCACAGTACCCGAAGAAAGAGCCATCCCCATTGAATTGCCAGCCGGAGGTGCCGTCTTCTTCAACTTTGGCATTGCACATCGCACACTTGCAAATACCACACACAGAGAACGCGCGGGCCTTGCACTGCACTTTTTGAACACCGACTATATTCCCAAAAACCTCAAAGCAACCCAACGCTATACCCACCTCACAGGTCCCCTTTCCACAGGAGGAAAAAAAGAATACGGCCTTTGCGTTGCCAACACCTGGTCCAACGAAGTAGATCGCTTACTCACTCCTGCGCCCTTGCCCTTATAA
- the larC gene encoding nickel pincer cofactor biosynthesis protein LarC encodes MKVAYFDCFAGISGDMTLGALVDAGLSFSVLKSELDKLSVREFTLSQRRVEKHGIAGTKIDVNAREGHVHRHLKDVLEIINNSEISASAKEKAARVFQKLAEAEAKIHGTTIEAVHFHEVGAVDAIVDVVGAIVGLELLEIEAIYASKFRFGSGHTRGAHGAMPVPVPAVVEMTKGFPSERTDIPYELVTPTGAALLTALASNIGETIQLRTENTGYGAGTRDVEQVPNLLRVEIGELVADPRTDLPVLLETNIDDMTPEIYGYLIDRLLEAGARDAFLTPVIMKKGRPGIQLTVLADPNKETELTELIFSETTTLGIRRLPVQRHILERRTDTVQTPYGPIRVKIADIGGKQRITPEYDDCARIAREKQVPILDVYKSVNSL; translated from the coding sequence ATGAAAGTCGCCTATTTCGACTGCTTTGCCGGCATCAGCGGCGACATGACCCTCGGCGCGCTCGTCGATGCGGGCCTGTCTTTTTCCGTCCTGAAATCTGAACTCGACAAACTCAGTGTGCGCGAATTCACCCTCTCCCAGCGTCGCGTGGAAAAACACGGCATTGCCGGCACCAAAATAGACGTCAACGCTCGGGAAGGCCACGTCCACCGGCACCTGAAAGACGTTCTTGAAATCATCAACAACAGCGAGATATCGGCCTCTGCAAAAGAAAAAGCCGCGCGCGTCTTTCAAAAACTCGCCGAAGCCGAAGCAAAAATCCACGGCACCACCATTGAAGCGGTCCACTTCCACGAAGTAGGCGCAGTAGATGCCATCGTCGATGTCGTCGGCGCTATCGTCGGCCTCGAACTCCTCGAAATCGAAGCGATCTACGCCTCCAAATTCCGATTTGGCTCGGGTCACACGCGGGGCGCACACGGGGCGATGCCCGTCCCGGTTCCCGCAGTCGTAGAAATGACAAAAGGCTTTCCATCCGAACGCACAGACATCCCGTATGAACTCGTCACCCCCACCGGTGCGGCTCTCCTCACGGCACTCGCCTCTAATATTGGCGAAACAATTCAGCTACGCACAGAAAACACGGGTTATGGCGCTGGCACGCGCGATGTCGAACAGGTACCCAACCTCCTCCGCGTTGAAATCGGTGAACTCGTCGCAGATCCCCGGACAGATTTACCCGTCCTGCTCGAAACAAATATCGACGACATGACCCCTGAAATTTACGGCTACCTCATCGACCGCCTGCTCGAAGCCGGTGCGCGCGACGCCTTCCTCACCCCCGTCATCATGAAAAAAGGCCGCCCGGGCATTCAACTCACTGTCCTGGCCGACCCCAACAAAGAAACCGAACTCACCGAACTCATCTTTTCAGAAACCACCACCCTCGGCATCCGCCGCCTGCCCGTTCAACGCCACATCCTCGAACGCCGCACAGACACCGTCCAAACCCCTTATGGACCCATCCGCGTCAAAATCGCCGACATCGGCGGCAAACAACGCATCACTCCCGAATACGACGACTGCGCCCGTATTGCACGCGAAAAACAGGTGCCGATACTCGACGTTTATAAATCTGTAAATTCACTATAG
- a CDS encoding DUF2156 domain-containing protein, with amino-acid sequence MAHITGHCTRLISKGGDKVIGHPIDPTYGEYLRDVFLRANKRAWCYFPPFLCAFSLAPNRIVCVDEIAGSTCLLVKRPEGVDLLLPPVPCDADTLKRVVDKLASHQGGRLPRILWLDACDAKYVDTDKFALRDKDAEYVYDPSQIAAATGRRFRDVRKRVRRFERAHAFRFRALTAWDVPDCFALLKHWRRRQGRRHPFLLDWGYTRAALDQFHFWSEDVLWGWCVEVAGRIEAFALSGKMQPDLAHFFVAKTNPDLPDLSYFLRWRVYGALSAYRRVNDAGDLGLSGLRQFKQKFRPVDQWRVFSAEPL; translated from the coding sequence CTGGCACATATCACGGGGCACTGTACACGGCTGATCTCAAAAGGCGGCGACAAGGTGATCGGGCATCCCATTGATCCCACGTATGGCGAGTATTTGCGCGATGTGTTTTTGCGAGCAAATAAGCGGGCCTGGTGTTATTTTCCGCCCTTTCTCTGTGCTTTTAGTCTCGCACCCAATCGGATTGTGTGCGTCGATGAAATTGCGGGGAGTACGTGTCTGTTAGTAAAGCGTCCAGAAGGTGTTGACTTGCTGCTGCCACCTGTTCCCTGTGATGCTGATACGCTGAAGAGGGTTGTCGATAAACTTGCCTCTCATCAGGGTGGTCGTCTGCCGAGAATTTTGTGGTTAGATGCCTGTGATGCCAAATATGTAGATACCGACAAGTTTGCACTTCGCGATAAAGACGCAGAATACGTTTACGATCCATCGCAGATTGCTGCGGCTACAGGAAGGCGTTTCAGGGATGTGCGCAAGCGCGTGCGCCGTTTTGAGCGCGCCCACGCGTTCCGTTTTCGCGCTTTGACTGCGTGGGATGTGCCGGATTGTTTCGCGCTGTTGAAGCATTGGCGTCGGCGCCAGGGGCGTCGGCATCCCTTTTTGCTGGACTGGGGATATACGCGGGCAGCGCTCGATCAGTTTCATTTTTGGTCAGAAGATGTGTTGTGGGGGTGGTGTGTGGAGGTTGCGGGACGGATTGAGGCTTTTGCCCTGAGCGGAAAGATGCAGCCCGATTTGGCGCATTTTTTTGTTGCGAAGACCAATCCCGATTTGCCCGATTTGTCGTATTTTTTGCGATGGCGAGTTTATGGCGCGTTGTCTGCTTATCGCCGCGTAAATGACGCTGGAGATCTGGGTTTGTCGGGTTTGCGCCAGTTCAAGCAGAAATTTCGACCTGTGGATCAGTGGCGGGTTTTTTCAGCAGAACCCCTGTGA
- the rlmN gene encoding 23S rRNA (adenine(2503)-C(2))-methyltransferase RlmN, translating to MNAEKIELKGLFPEELAQHVSDMGLERYRTRQLVDWLYNKGVTDFELMTNLSKTVRAQFDEQFTLLRLNCVGELRSSSTDTVKFLFELPDKRLIESVLMWDGKRRTLCVSSQVGCPLDCQFCATARMGLIRNLTAAEIVEQVLYAQRFLRAEGDELTHVVMMGMGEPLLNFDQVIRAIRLINLDYGAAVGIRRITLSTVGHVPGIAKLAREKLKIGLAVSLNATTDEQRSEIMPINRKWPIAELLSAVRAYYDQVRRWVTFEYVLLHGFNDTAEDAYRLIDLMRDIPCKINVIPWNPIEDARYERPPQKAIDRFVDILSQAKLTATVRYSKGDDIAAGCGQLYWEMEKGVK from the coding sequence ATGAATGCTGAGAAAATAGAACTCAAAGGTTTGTTTCCCGAAGAATTGGCACAGCATGTGTCCGATATGGGCCTGGAGCGGTACAGAACCCGACAGTTGGTTGACTGGCTCTACAACAAGGGTGTCACGGATTTTGAGTTGATGACGAATTTGTCCAAAACCGTGCGCGCGCAGTTCGATGAGCAATTTACGCTTTTGAGATTAAATTGCGTTGGTGAATTGAGGTCTTCGTCAACAGATACGGTGAAGTTTTTGTTTGAGTTGCCCGATAAGCGACTTATCGAGAGTGTTTTGATGTGGGATGGCAAGCGTCGCACGCTGTGTGTGTCGTCGCAGGTGGGGTGTCCGCTCGATTGCCAGTTCTGCGCGACTGCGCGCATGGGGTTGATTCGCAATTTGACGGCGGCAGAGATTGTCGAGCAGGTGTTGTACGCACAGCGTTTTTTGCGTGCAGAGGGCGATGAGTTGACGCATGTGGTGATGATGGGGATGGGAGAACCTTTGCTGAATTTCGATCAGGTGATTCGAGCTATTCGATTGATCAATCTGGATTATGGGGCGGCCGTGGGCATACGTCGCATTACGTTGTCAACGGTTGGCCATGTGCCGGGTATTGCAAAACTGGCAAGAGAAAAACTCAAAATTGGATTGGCTGTATCGCTCAATGCGACGACCGATGAGCAGCGGTCAGAGATTATGCCGATCAATCGCAAGTGGCCTATTGCAGAACTCCTGTCCGCTGTGCGGGCTTATTACGATCAGGTCAGACGGTGGGTGACATTTGAATATGTGTTGTTGCACGGGTTTAATGATACAGCCGAAGATGCATACAGGCTGATTGACCTGATGCGAGATATTCCATGTAAAATCAATGTGATACCGTGGAATCCCATTGAAGATGCGCGCTATGAACGCCCCCCGCAGAAAGCAATTGATCGGTTTGTCGATATTTTGTCTCAGGCAAAATTGACAGCAACTGTTCGCTATAGCAAGGGAGATGATATTGCGGCCGGGTGTGGACAGTTGTATTGGGAAATGGAGAAAGGTGTGAAGTAG
- a CDS encoding M23 family metallopeptidase, with translation MPVRAYKGQPKSPKPRKRWIFFCLLISVSMLFGLGKEPAKDEPVAKMTEESPAKPDPVEADLILPLTPPPESKTTRIVGYIANKENLTEALTSENISRTEVLELIDVLHRDIKRASFNPNIVRRGDRYELVLDSRSTIQHLKYTRQNNHETQFIVERINGQLKARQENLPLKREAIIVSGRIKDNIWSALQKTGENPALLCDKLEYVFEYYIDFYNDCRTGDEFTLVVEKLYGKSGAFVRYGDILSAQYEGDKESFQAFLYTDPRGNRNYYDAKGRTLQALFLRKPLNFTRISSPFTNRRFHPILKKYTRHHGVDYAAPYGTKVWAVANGTVAFVGRKGPLGNYIEIEHSNGYKTGYGHLRGFARGLRKGQRVNQKQTIGYVGSTGRSTGPHLHFNFYATVNGKYKLINPTRKINRPAGQPIPEKYMAYFHQQRDQYLALLGRKNGSIVTTALPVGVVAE, from the coding sequence ATGCCGGTTCGCGCTTATAAAGGTCAGCCCAAATCCCCCAAGCCACGCAAAAGATGGATCTTCTTCTGCTTACTAATATCCGTCAGTATGCTCTTTGGTCTTGGCAAAGAACCGGCAAAAGATGAACCCGTCGCAAAAATGACTGAAGAAAGTCCCGCAAAACCAGATCCAGTTGAAGCAGATCTCATCCTCCCACTTACCCCTCCTCCAGAATCCAAAACCACCAGAATTGTGGGCTATATCGCCAACAAAGAAAATCTCACCGAAGCCCTCACGAGCGAAAATATCTCACGCACCGAAGTTCTCGAACTTATCGATGTGCTACACAGAGATATTAAACGCGCGTCATTCAATCCCAATATCGTTCGGCGTGGGGATCGCTATGAACTGGTGCTCGACAGCCGTTCAACCATTCAGCACCTCAAATACACCAGGCAGAACAACCACGAAACGCAATTTATCGTCGAACGAATAAATGGCCAACTCAAAGCCAGGCAAGAAAACCTGCCATTGAAGCGAGAGGCCATTATCGTATCCGGCCGCATAAAAGACAACATCTGGAGCGCGCTTCAAAAAACCGGTGAAAATCCGGCTCTTCTGTGCGACAAACTCGAATACGTATTTGAATACTATATCGACTTTTACAACGACTGCAGAACAGGCGACGAATTTACGCTCGTCGTTGAAAAACTCTACGGCAAATCCGGTGCCTTTGTCCGCTATGGCGATATTCTCTCAGCCCAATACGAAGGCGATAAAGAATCTTTTCAAGCATTTCTCTACACCGACCCCAGAGGAAACAGAAATTACTACGACGCAAAAGGTCGCACACTCCAGGCACTCTTCCTGCGTAAACCCCTGAACTTTACCCGCATCAGTTCCCCATTTACCAACCGTAGATTTCATCCCATACTAAAAAAATACACGCGGCATCACGGCGTGGATTACGCCGCGCCATACGGCACAAAAGTCTGGGCCGTTGCCAATGGCACGGTTGCTTTTGTCGGACGCAAAGGTCCGCTTGGCAACTATATCGAAATCGAACACAGCAACGGCTATAAAACCGGCTATGGCCATCTGAGGGGATTTGCGCGGGGCCTGAGAAAGGGACAGCGCGTCAACCAAAAACAAACCATCGGTTATGTAGGTTCAACCGGACGCTCCACAGGCCCACACTTGCACTTCAATTTTTACGCCACAGTAAATGGCAAATACAAACTGATCAACCCAACGCGGAAAATCAATCGCCCCGCAGGTCAACCCATCCCCGAAAAATACATGGCGTATTTTCACCAGCAGCGCGACCAGTATCTCGCGCTCTTAGGTCGCAAAAACGGTTCAATCGTCACAACTGCATTGCCGGTAGGGGTAGTAGCAGAGTAG
- a CDS encoding dipeptide ABC transporter ATP-binding protein: MPEKNNQPLLEVTGLKTHFPIKKGLWRKVVGYVKAVDGLDLTLHRGETLGLVGESGCGKTTTGRSIIRLIEPTDGEIIFHHNGQQLDLRSLGKEHMRDLRRELQYIFQDPFSSLNPRMTVFDIVAEPLIINQIASGSELENRVEQLLIRVGLRPDHLRRYPHAFSGGQRQRIGIARALALNPKLVIADEPVSALDVSVQAQVINLLEDLQETFDLTYLFIAHDLSVVEHISDRVAVMYLGQIIEITTSERLYQNPLHPYTAALLSAVPIADPDDQRERIPLEGDVPDPADAPPGCKFHVRCPYAQDKCKTEEPRLIEIEPGHRASCHFAGELTF, encoded by the coding sequence ATGCCAGAGAAAAACAATCAGCCTCTTCTCGAAGTTACCGGACTCAAAACCCACTTTCCCATCAAAAAGGGCTTGTGGCGAAAAGTCGTCGGCTATGTCAAAGCAGTAGATGGCTTAGACCTCACCCTGCACCGGGGCGAAACCCTCGGCCTGGTCGGCGAATCGGGCTGCGGTAAGACCACAACAGGGCGGTCCATCATTCGCCTGATAGAACCCACCGACGGCGAAATCATCTTCCATCACAACGGCCAGCAACTCGATCTGCGCAGCCTCGGCAAAGAACACATGCGTGACCTGCGGAGAGAACTGCAATACATCTTCCAGGACCCCTTCTCGTCGCTCAACCCGCGCATGACCGTCTTCGACATCGTGGCCGAACCCCTCATCATCAACCAGATCGCATCGGGATCTGAACTCGAAAACCGCGTCGAACAACTGCTCATCCGCGTGGGCTTGCGCCCCGATCACCTGCGGCGATATCCCCATGCCTTTTCAGGGGGACAGCGCCAGCGCATCGGAATTGCCCGCGCCCTCGCACTCAACCCCAAACTCGTCATCGCAGACGAACCCGTCTCCGCCCTCGACGTGTCCGTACAGGCTCAGGTCATCAACCTCCTCGAAGACCTCCAGGAAACCTTCGACCTCACCTACCTGTTCATCGCCCACGACCTCAGCGTCGTCGAACACATCTCCGACCGCGTTGCAGTAATGTACCTCGGTCAAATCATTGAAATCACCACATCCGAACGACTCTACCAGAATCCCCTTCACCCCTACACTGCGGCCCTCCTATCCGCCGTTCCCATCGCCGACCCCGACGATCAGCGCGAGCGCATCCCCCTCGAAGGCGACGTACCAGACCCCGCCGACGCCCCACCAGGATGCAAATTTCACGTGCGCTGTCCTTATGCACAGGACAAATGCAAAACAGAAGAACCCCGGCTCATAGAAATCGAACCGGGGCATCGTGCGAGTTGTCACTTTGCCGGTGAACTCACATTTTAA